The following is a genomic window from Opitutus sp. GAS368.
ACTTGCCGCGCAGGCTCGCCAGGTGGCAGGCGATGCAAAGGGAGTTGAACGTCTGCCGGCCGGCGTCGACGAACACCGGGTTGCGGGCCATCTCCCAGAACCTGGCGTCATTGGAGACGTCGATCGACGAGGCCATCTTGGCGGCCGCGATCCGGTTCATGGCGGCGTCCACCGCGGCCCCGTCCGTCACCGCGAGGCCGGAGATCATGTGGGCGAACCAGTAGACAATCCAGAACAGGATGGCGCCGTAGAGCGTGTAGAGCCACCAGTTCGGCAGGCGCTGGTCGTATTCCTGGATGCCGTCGTAGGTGTGCTCCCGGAGCTTGATGCCGGGATCGTCAGGCGGTGGGGGGGACGGGGGCATGGCGGGCGGATCACTCGTTCTCGAACGGCAGGCGGGCGAGCCGGTCGGCTTGTTCGGGCTTCATGTGCGTCGCCCGCCAGGCGGCGGCGAGGTAGATGCACGACGCGACAGCGAGGGCGATGACGGGGAACACGAGCTGCCAGTCTTCGTAGATGATGCGGTGGATCATGGGAGGCGGGGGGCTGAGGGTGGGATGGATTGGTCTGATTCGTTCTCGTTCTCCTAATCTTTCTCGTAATCTCTGATGGGAAGCAGACCGGCGGCGGGGAGGACGATCAGGATGACGAGAACGAGAATGATTATCAGATGATGGCCGGGCGGTTCAGGGCACGGCGGAGGCGGCGGCCGGGGACCCGGCGGCGCCGGTGGGCTCCCAGGTTTTGCCGAGGCTCTGCAGGTAGGCGATGAGCGCGACGACCTCGCGGTCGGGATCGACATAGCGGCCCTGGGCCTTGAGTTCCTTCGCGATGTCCTTCGCCTGCTCCTTCGCGAGGGTGTCGATCATCGCCGGCGACCAGGACGGGAACGGCACGCCGAGCATCCGCTGGACGCGGATCTTCGCCGGGAGCGCGGCGTAGTCGGTGCCCTGCTCCAGGAGCCAGGTGTAGGCCGGCATGTTGGAGCCGGTGGAGATGTTGCGCGGGTTCTGGAGGTGGTCGTAGTGCCAGGCGTCGTTGTATTTGCCGCCGACCCGGGCGAGATCGGGGCCATTGCGCTTGGAGCCCCACTGGAAGGGGTGGTCCCAGATGGATTCACCGAGGCGGGAGTAGTCGCCATAGCGCATCACATCCGGGACCAGGGTGCGGATCATCTGCGAATGGCAGAGATAGCAGCCCTCGCGGACGTAGAGGTCGCGGCCGGCCAGCTCGAGCGGGGTGTAGACCCGGGCGATGCGGTCCTCGGTCTGCATCCGGCGGTCGATGGTGATCATCGGGATGATCTGGATCAGCCCGCCAATGGCGACGGCGAGGAAGGTCAGCACGGTGAACGGGAGGGCGTTGACGAGGAGGCGGTCATACCAGTCGCTCCAGGTCTTGCCGCGGGACTCGAAGTGCCCGATCGCGAGCAGCACGCAGAACATCGTGGCGAGCAGGCCGAGGATGTTGAGCAGGCCGGTGGTGAACATCCACACGCAGGCGCCCGTGAGGCCGAGGACGGTGAAGACCACCGGGGCGCTGAGGAAGGTGCCGCGCACGCCGAGGGCCCCGCCCGGGACGGGCGTCTCGACGAAGACCTCCATCGTGCCGTTGACGGCGGCCGCACCGCGGATGCTGCGCCAGATGTTCCAGCCCATGATGAGGAAGCCGGCGAGGTAGAGCCCGCCGCCCACGACGCGCAGGAGCATGAGCGGGCGGATGGCGTTGAGCGTCTCGAGGAAGTTGGGATACTTCAGGATGGTGCCGCCCTCGGCGGTGGCGTTGAGCATCAGGCCCTGGGTGATGCCGGAGGCCCACATGGCCGCGACGTAGAGGAGGATGCCGGTCAGCCCGATCCAGAAGTGAAGGTTGGCCAGGGACTGGGAGTGCAGCGGCCGGTTCCAGAGGCGCGGCACGAGCCAGTAGAACATGCCGGCGGCCATGAAGCCGTTCCAGCCGAGCGTGCCGACGTGGACATGGCCGATGATCCAGTCGGTGTAATGCGCCAGCGCATTGACGGCCTTGATCGAGAGCAGCGGCCCCTCGAAGGTGGCCATGCCGTAGAAGGTGACGCCGGCGGCGAAGAACTTGATCACCGGGTCGGTGCGGAGCTTGCCCCACGCGCCGCGGAGCGTGAGCAGGCCGTTGAGCATGCCGCCCCACGACGGCGCCCAGAGCATGAGCGAGAACGTTGTGCCCAGCAGCTGGAGCCAGTTGGGCAGCGCGGTGTTCAGCAGGTGGTGCGGGCCGGCCCAGATGTAGAGGAACACGAGGGACCAGAAATGGATCACCGACAGCCGGTAGGAATACACCGGCCGCTCCGCCGCCTTCGGCAGGAAGTAATACATGATGCCCAGGATCGGCGTGGTGAGGAAGAACGCCACGGCGTTGTGCCCATACCACCACTGCACCAGGCCGTCCTGCACGCCGCCGAAGACCGGGTAGCTGTGCAGCAGCGACGTCGGGATCGACAGGTGGTTGACGATGTAGAGCATCGCCACCGTGATGATGGTCGCGATGTAGAACCAGAGGGCGACGTAGAGGGACTTCTCGTGGCGCCGCGCCAGGGTCCAGAAGAAGTTCACCGCGAACACCACCCAGATGACGGCGACCGCGATGTTGATGGGCCAGATGAGCTCGGCGTATTCCTTGCCGCGCGTGAGGCCGAGCGGGAGCGTGATGGCCGCGGCCACGATGATGAGCTGCCAGCCCCAGAAATGGAGCGACGAGAGAAAGTCGCTCGCCAGCCGCGCCTTCACCAGGCGCTGCGTCGAGTAGTAGATGCCGGCGAACATCATGTTGCCGACGAAGGCGAAGATGACGGCGTTGGTGTGCAGCGGGCGGAGCCGGCCGAAGCTCAGCCAGGCCTGGCCGAAGTTGGCCTGCCAGAAATTGAGCTGGGTCGCGACGAGGGTGCCGACCAGCATGCCGACGACGCCCCAGACGATGGACGCGAGCATGAACTGCCGGACGATCTTGTCGTTGAATTCGATGGTGATTTTCTGGCCGTGGGTCATGGGAAGGCGTGGAGGTCTTAGAAATAGACCGGGTCGGACGCCGGATCCTCGGCGGCGGCGCGCCTCAGGCAGCGGGCACAGGGCGGACGCGAGCCGTTGCGGCAGCTGCAGGCACGAGCGTGATCATGGCCGTCACGCCCCGCCTCGCGGGGCGTCTCGTCGGCCAGGGGCAGCAGGGAATCGCGCTCAGTGCTGGCGAAGCGGCGGCGGCGCTGCTCGTGGGCGAACAGGGCGATGAACAGACCCGCCAGCAGCAGGCTGAAGAAGATGGTAAGCGGAATGACGGACATGGCGTGGAATGTCGGGCCCACCCTACCAGCCGGCGCCCGACCCCGCTCTGCACCGCTTGGCCATCACCGCGCATTTCTTGTCCCACCGGCACAAACGGTGCGCACCATTGGCCAAGACCTGCCCAGCGGGAGCGGCCCGGCGGTGTCATGATACGGGCATGACTTCCGGAATGGACACGCTCCTCCGCTCCCTGGGGTCCGCCATCAAGGCCGGCTGGACGGCCCACCTGAAGGAGTCCTCGCCGGCCCCGCCGGATGCCGCCGCGCTCGTCAACCCGGAGATGCTGGTGTTCATGCTGGACGAAACCCTGGCGCGCCTGTGCGCCACCCTGGAGAAATCGCCGGAACCACCCCGCCCGCGAATCACGGCCACACCCTTTGGCCGGACGCGCGGCAGCGTCCACTGCGGTTTGCAACTCCTGCTGATCTACTACCTGGCCGGCGCCCGCGCCCTGCGGGAGGCGCTGCCCGTGGAGCTCGGCCCGGCCCGCGTGGAGGTGTTGCACCGTTTCAACCGGCTCGCCCGCGAGGAAATGATCGCCCTGTGCGGCGCCTGCCATCACCGCGGCGGCGCGTCCTGCCAGCTGGCCACGGGCCTTGATTTCGTGCGGTCGCGGCGCCGCGGCCAACCCGTCCCATGACCCTCACCCTCAAGGAAGCCGCCCGCCAGAACGGCCGCGTCATCTACCTCGAGCTGATGGTGCTCGTCCTGTCGCTCTACGCACTCGCTGCGCTCACGGCCGAGCTGCTGCTGCCCCTCGACCAGGAGGTCCGCGCGCTGCTGCGGCGGACCGACGACTTCGTCTGCGCGGTTTTCCTGCTGGATTTCTGCGTGCATCTCGCCCTGGCGCCGTCGAAAAAGGTGTTCTGGCGGTTGGGGTGGATCGACCTGCTATCCAGCATCCCCGAGATCGGGTGGCTCCGCTGGGGCCGCCTCTTCCGTGTCTTCCGGATCCTGCGGGCGCTGCGCTCGTTTGCCGCGGTCTACAACCACTTCGCCGCCGACCGCGCCAAGGGCACGTTCGTCATCGTAGGCCTGATGTCGGTCATCGCCGTGCTGTTCGCAACCATCGCCGTCTTCGAGTTCGAGCACGGGGTGCCCGGCTCGAACATCCACTCGGCGGGTGACGCGCTGTGGTGGGCGTTCGCCACCATCACCACCATCGGCTACGGCGACCATTACCCGGTGACCGGGGGCGGCCGGATCGTGGCGGTGGTGCTCGTGGTCTTCGGGCTGAGCTTCTTCGGCACGTTCACGGCCTACGTGGCCAGCTTCTTCCTCGAGAAGACCCAGCTGAAGGAGGAATCGGAAATCCACCGCCTCTTCTCCGAGGTGCGGAAGCTGCGCGAGCAGCTCGAACGGCTTGAGCTGGCGGGCGCGGTCAGGCCGCGGGAAGCCCCGCCCGCCGCTTCGCCGGCAACTCATCCGTCAGCCGGTCGCAATCCCGGGTGAACTGGCGGTGGCCCGATCGAAGGAACGGCTCACCGTCCCATGCGCCGCCGGACCGCCACCGCCGTGTGGCGCGCAATCATCAGGTCTTCGTCCGCCGGCACCACAAAGATGGTGCACGGACCGGCAGCAGCGCTGATGACACCGGCATGCCGCGCATTACGCCGCCGGTCGAGGCGGACCCCGAGGTGGCCAAGCTGGGCGCAGATCGCTTCCCGCACGGGCGCCAGGTGTTCGCCCACGCCGCCGGTGAAAACCAGTGAATCGATCCCACCCAGGACCGTGGTAAACGCCCCGATCTGCTGGCGGACGCGGTCGCAAAACATCTCCAATGCGAGCCGCGCCCGCGGGTCCTGCCGCCGGCGCGCCAGCAACTGGCGCAGGTCGCCGCCGTGTCCGGCAATGGCCGTGAGGCCGGATTGGTGGTTGACGATGCCTTCCAGTTCATCCGCGCCCTTGCG
Proteins encoded in this region:
- a CDS encoding cbb3-type cytochrome c oxidase N-terminal domain-containing protein, translated to MPPSPPPPDDPGIKLREHTYDGIQEYDQRLPNWWLYTLYGAILFWIVYWFAHMISGLAVTDGAAVDAAMNRIAAAKMASSIDVSNDARFWEMARNPVFVDAGRQTFNSLCIACHLASLRGKSENPAAVGPDLTDTAWLHGGTPKEVFATVSKGVLTKGMPAWEPVLGQKKTAEVVAYVLSHHQPGEPITVEVPK
- the ccoN gene encoding cytochrome-c oxidase, cbb3-type subunit I, yielding MTHGQKITIEFNDKIVRQFMLASIVWGVVGMLVGTLVATQLNFWQANFGQAWLSFGRLRPLHTNAVIFAFVGNMMFAGIYYSTQRLVKARLASDFLSSLHFWGWQLIIVAAAITLPLGLTRGKEYAELIWPINIAVAVIWVVFAVNFFWTLARRHEKSLYVALWFYIATIITVAMLYIVNHLSIPTSLLHSYPVFGGVQDGLVQWWYGHNAVAFFLTTPILGIMYYFLPKAAERPVYSYRLSVIHFWSLVFLYIWAGPHHLLNTALPNWLQLLGTTFSLMLWAPSWGGMLNGLLTLRGAWGKLRTDPVIKFFAAGVTFYGMATFEGPLLSIKAVNALAHYTDWIIGHVHVGTLGWNGFMAAGMFYWLVPRLWNRPLHSQSLANLHFWIGLTGILLYVAAMWASGITQGLMLNATAEGGTILKYPNFLETLNAIRPLMLLRVVGGGLYLAGFLIMGWNIWRSIRGAAAVNGTMEVFVETPVPGGALGVRGTFLSAPVVFTVLGLTGACVWMFTTGLLNILGLLATMFCVLLAIGHFESRGKTWSDWYDRLLVNALPFTVLTFLAVAIGGLIQIIPMITIDRRMQTEDRIARVYTPLELAGRDLYVREGCYLCHSQMIRTLVPDVMRYGDYSRLGESIWDHPFQWGSKRNGPDLARVGGKYNDAWHYDHLQNPRNISTGSNMPAYTWLLEQGTDYAALPAKIRVQRMLGVPFPSWSPAMIDTLAKEQAKDIAKELKAQGRYVDPDREVVALIAYLQSLGKTWEPTGAAGSPAAASAVP
- a CDS encoding potassium channel family protein, with product MTLTLKEAARQNGRVIYLELMVLVLSLYALAALTAELLLPLDQEVRALLRRTDDFVCAVFLLDFCVHLALAPSKKVFWRLGWIDLLSSIPEIGWLRWGRLFRVFRILRALRSFAAVYNHFAADRAKGTFVIVGLMSVIAVLFATIAVFEFEHGVPGSNIHSAGDALWWAFATITTIGYGDHYPVTGGGRIVAVVLVVFGLSFFGTFTAYVASFFLEKTQLKEESEIHRLFSEVRKLREQLERLELAGAVRPREAPPAASPATHPSAGRNPG